The following proteins come from a genomic window of Alicyclobacillus dauci:
- a CDS encoding ABC transporter substrate-binding protein — translation MSTSWKKGLATVASISMIGVLLAGCGTSNGGGNSAGGASNTASGGTSTSDNSKPVEGGSITLDLTQAVPDLDPAVAFDTTSAEIEQQVYEPLVTYKGSTNDIIGDLATDWNVSQDGKTYTFHIRKGVKFSNGDPMTAKNFVYQLQRILDKKMQPKPSPGASFFLNITGAQAYYDGKAKSISGVSTPDDYTLVIQLDKPEQFFLKILAMPFLSATDPSFVNKVGNAAFDTTKAMGTGPFILQSNGQNKVVLVKNPNYWQKDSQGNQLPYLDKVTMNVNNNPELDSMHWEQGQTAFMSPWLIGGDGIPTVAYPTIMNSPKFSKLVMKEPMNSMYYIGLNVKKTLDGKPNPLSNVKLRQAIEYGFDRSQYVKLENGADKAVNEPMPDSIEGFVKNLDPSAQYTYDPAKAKQLVKDAGFPNGVTLDMWNTNQSTSKKEDQAFQAMMQAIGIKINLHEVTFKDFLTKAMSGDAQVFFSGWNQDYPDASDFLNTFFNSNQIPENNMTNYSDPQVDQWLNAAEFNASASDRDNLYAKVINKVMSEAIFVPTTETVGHWCVQPWVHGFYTSNITYDPMAYIWVDPGHNS, via the coding sequence ATGTCTACGTCATGGAAGAAGGGGTTAGCAACTGTAGCCTCTATCAGCATGATCGGTGTTTTACTTGCTGGTTGCGGCACGAGCAACGGCGGCGGCAATTCAGCAGGCGGGGCAAGCAATACTGCTTCAGGTGGTACTTCTACGTCTGATAATTCAAAGCCAGTTGAAGGCGGCAGCATTACGCTCGATTTGACCCAGGCCGTTCCGGATTTAGATCCAGCGGTGGCTTTCGATACCACGTCCGCCGAGATCGAACAACAAGTGTATGAACCACTCGTTACTTATAAAGGCAGCACGAACGACATAATCGGTGATCTCGCAACAGATTGGAACGTGTCCCAGGACGGTAAAACATACACATTCCATATTCGCAAGGGCGTTAAGTTCTCAAACGGCGACCCAATGACAGCAAAGAACTTTGTTTATCAATTGCAACGCATTCTTGATAAGAAAATGCAACCCAAACCGTCTCCGGGTGCTTCGTTCTTCCTCAACATCACGGGCGCTCAAGCATACTACGACGGGAAGGCCAAATCGATTAGCGGTGTGAGCACACCCGACGATTACACGCTCGTCATTCAACTCGACAAGCCGGAACAGTTCTTCCTCAAGATTCTCGCAATGCCGTTCTTGTCTGCAACCGATCCAAGTTTCGTAAACAAGGTTGGCAATGCAGCGTTTGACACCACGAAAGCAATGGGCACCGGTCCATTTATCTTGCAATCCAACGGTCAAAACAAGGTTGTATTGGTGAAGAACCCGAACTATTGGCAAAAGGATTCGCAAGGGAACCAATTGCCATATTTGGACAAAGTCACAATGAATGTAAACAATAACCCTGAGCTCGACTCCATGCACTGGGAACAGGGTCAAACAGCCTTCATGAGCCCATGGTTAATCGGTGGCGACGGAATCCCAACGGTCGCTTATCCCACCATCATGAACTCGCCCAAATTTAGCAAGTTAGTTATGAAAGAGCCGATGAACTCCATGTACTATATCGGCTTAAACGTCAAGAAAACGCTAGACGGCAAGCCGAATCCACTCAGCAATGTGAAACTGCGTCAAGCTATCGAGTATGGGTTTGATCGTTCGCAATATGTGAAGCTAGAGAACGGTGCGGACAAGGCTGTCAACGAGCCAATGCCAGATTCTATCGAAGGATTCGTCAAGAACCTGGATCCAAGTGCTCAATATACGTATGACCCGGCCAAGGCAAAACAGCTCGTCAAGGACGCAGGTTTCCCGAATGGTGTTACGCTGGACATGTGGAATACCAACCAGTCAACATCCAAGAAGGAAGACCAAGCATTCCAGGCCATGATGCAGGCCATTGGCATCAAAATCAACTTGCACGAAGTCACGTTCAAGGACTTCCTGACGAAAGCCATGAGCGGTGATGCACAGGTCTTCTTCTCGGGTTGGAATCAAGATTATCCTGACGCATCTGACTTCTTGAACACGTTCTTCAACTCGAATCAAATTCCAGAAAACAACATGACCAATTATTCCGATCCACAAGTCGACCAATGGCTGAATGCAGCAGAGTTTAACGCAAGCGCATCTGACCGCGATAACCTGTACGCTAAGGTTATCAACAAAGTCATGAGCGAGGCCATATTTGTACCGACGACGGAAACAGTTGGACACTGGTGTGTACAACCATGGGTTCATGGTTTCTATACAAGCAACATTACCTATGATCCGATGGCATACATCTGGGTCGATCCAGGTCACAACTCTTAA
- a CDS encoding LysR family transcriptional regulator, with translation MEIRLLEYFIKLSEELHFTRAAELLGITQPTLSQQIQLLESRLDTKLFERSGKKINLTQSGKILRDHALRIFYELDQAIIEIQQLHVLRRRSLNVGCAGTHMLIQPAIAFQEKYPDIELSITDLRSEETIEALLNHKLDLGIIFLPTTDPRLECIHLYEEEFCLVLSNGHSLARTKSVTLEELRSTPLALLPKRYLIRQFIDEYTNPRGFKLTPTLQLSSLESLRQILTYHELGSILTHSYLKQISDPNLVAVPIVNFPRMSVSLVYPQNTPLDSVSKLFIQSVLDIYRPHHATAKEIQEPHCDSTRPD, from the coding sequence TTGGAAATTCGCCTGTTGGAATATTTTATAAAACTTTCTGAAGAACTTCATTTTACGCGCGCGGCGGAGCTTTTGGGTATTACACAGCCTACATTAAGTCAACAAATTCAGCTGTTGGAATCCCGTCTCGACACTAAATTATTTGAACGTTCAGGTAAAAAAATTAACCTTACCCAATCCGGGAAAATTCTACGAGATCATGCGCTTCGTATTTTTTACGAATTAGACCAAGCCATTATCGAGATCCAACAGTTGCACGTCTTAAGACGGAGAAGTTTAAACGTTGGATGTGCAGGAACCCATATGTTAATTCAACCGGCAATTGCCTTTCAAGAAAAATATCCCGATATTGAATTATCGATCACAGATTTACGATCGGAAGAAACGATTGAAGCGCTGTTGAATCACAAATTGGATCTCGGTATCATTTTCCTACCAACAACCGACCCCAGGCTAGAATGCATACATTTATACGAAGAAGAGTTCTGTCTTGTTTTATCAAACGGCCACAGTCTTGCCAGAACAAAATCAGTAACCCTCGAAGAATTACGTTCAACTCCATTGGCATTACTACCGAAGCGTTACTTGATTCGTCAATTCATCGACGAATATACGAATCCTCGCGGTTTTAAATTAACTCCAACATTACAACTATCGAGTCTAGAATCGCTGCGCCAAATTCTAACATACCATGAACTGGGATCCATTTTGACCCATTCCTATCTGAAACAAATCTCTGACCCCAACCTCGTTGCGGTACCGATCGTCAATTTCCCACGCATGTCGGTCAGTCTCGTCTATCCTCAAAACACCCCTCTCGACTCTGTCAGTAAACTGTTTATTCAAAGTGTTCTCGACATATACAGACCACATCATGCAACAGCTAAAGAGATACAAGAGCCTCACTGCGATTCCACAAGACCAGATTGA
- a CDS encoding MFS transporter, giving the protein MINTERGFNYRTMWLILMMGWMVSAADRSISGPVITWMIQHKVAFLLTAAHPFAVGGLIGSVLFTGYMLNQFPGGYLGDRFGHRKIIAIGVILGGIGTLASGLLATLLGFVALRVVTGLGDGMLYANDRTLIAEVSPFEKRGLGMGVVISGFSVGITLETLLAPYMINWGSTLFGTTQGWRMPFYLIGICTLILGAVMAKYFNRTTPAHTKQASYGTASIAVGKYAITFLIAIMVIFFVADRVGLPSWGVATIELVFALVLICFAFLNKGRELGTILKNKDLMLLNLAAVAVLWNLWFFTFWSVSIISDGAHTTFLKAALTAAFNGVAGLLGYPVGGWLSDYAVSKNWGRKPFLVSFTFMQGILTLVFAIYLMHHGSSLVVMGILLFVTSLFFNFMQPIQHAMVSDFASSAQRGSAFGMFNLFGEMGAVISPALGGTLRDATGNWNSAVLVDAIVILISVGLMLFVNQKRAMAKVDEHPISTEVTV; this is encoded by the coding sequence ATGATTAATACAGAAAGAGGATTCAACTATCGAACGATGTGGCTGATTCTAATGATGGGATGGATGGTCAGCGCGGCGGACAGATCGATATCGGGGCCCGTGATCACATGGATGATCCAGCACAAGGTAGCATTCCTATTAACCGCTGCACATCCATTCGCGGTCGGGGGACTCATTGGTAGCGTATTGTTTACTGGTTACATGTTGAACCAGTTTCCAGGCGGGTACTTGGGGGACCGATTTGGACACAGGAAGATTATTGCAATCGGTGTAATACTAGGTGGGATTGGTACCTTAGCGAGTGGACTTCTAGCCACGCTCCTAGGCTTTGTGGCTCTTCGCGTAGTCACTGGACTTGGGGACGGGATGCTTTATGCAAATGACCGCACGCTAATTGCGGAGGTTAGTCCATTCGAGAAACGCGGTTTGGGCATGGGCGTGGTTATTAGTGGTTTTTCCGTAGGTATTACATTAGAGACCCTTTTAGCGCCGTACATGATTAATTGGGGTTCTACGTTGTTTGGAACAACTCAAGGCTGGAGAATGCCGTTTTATTTAATAGGTATTTGCACGCTCATTCTCGGAGCAGTCATGGCGAAATACTTTAACCGGACGACGCCGGCTCATACCAAGCAGGCGTCTTACGGTACGGCTTCTATCGCTGTCGGAAAGTATGCCATTACATTCTTAATCGCCATTATGGTCATTTTTTTCGTTGCCGATCGCGTTGGCCTTCCAAGCTGGGGTGTAGCTACTATTGAACTGGTCTTTGCCCTCGTATTGATTTGTTTTGCCTTTCTTAACAAAGGACGAGAACTAGGAACCATCCTAAAGAACAAAGACTTGATGTTGCTTAACCTTGCGGCTGTTGCGGTTCTGTGGAATCTTTGGTTTTTTACCTTCTGGTCAGTCTCCATCATTTCTGACGGTGCGCACACGACTTTCTTAAAAGCCGCTCTCACCGCTGCATTCAATGGGGTCGCCGGTCTCCTAGGGTATCCCGTAGGTGGTTGGCTCTCTGATTACGCTGTAAGTAAAAACTGGGGACGCAAGCCATTTCTTGTCTCTTTTACATTCATGCAGGGGATTTTAACATTGGTCTTTGCAATCTATCTCATGCATCACGGAAGCTCGCTGGTAGTAATGGGGATTCTCCTCTTTGTAACAAGCCTTTTCTTCAATTTTATGCAGCCGATTCAACATGCCATGGTATCCGACTTTGCGTCGTCTGCTCAACGCGGTTCTGCGTTCGGAATGTTCAATTTATTCGGCGAAATGGGAGCGGTCATTTCGCCTGCATTGGGTGGTACTTTGCGGGATGCTACAGGGAACTGGAACTCTGCTGTGTTAGTGGATGCTATTGTCATTCTCATTAGCGTTGGCCTGATGCTCTTTGTCAACCAAAAACGAGCCATGGCAAAAGTAGATGAACATCCGATATCCACCGAAGTGACCGTGTAA
- a CDS encoding ABC transporter substrate-binding protein: protein MSMSWKKGLATVSSVAMIGVLLAGCGTSNTGNSSSGSSNTASTNGSSGGTSTSDNSKPVEGGSITLDITQAVPDLDPAVAFDTNSAEIEQQVYEPLVTYKGSTDQLTGDLATDWTVSTDGKTYTFHIRNGVKFSNGDPVTAKNFVYQLQRILDKNLQPKPSPGYTFFLNITGAQAYYDGKAKSISGVSTPDDYTLVIKLDKPQQYFIKILAMPFLSATDPSFVNKVGNAAFDTTKSMGTGPFILQSNSQSQVVLVKNPNYWQKDSQGNQLPYLDKVTININNNSQLDALHWEQGKTAFMSPWLMGGDGLPASAYATIMNTPKYKQLVMQQPENSFFYIGLNMKKTLDGKPNPLSNIKVRQAIEYGFDRSQYVKLENGADKPVNEPMPDSIEGFVKNLDPSAQYSFDPNKAKQLLKDAGYANGLTLDMWNRDTETAKKEDQAFQAMMKNIGININLHEVTFKDFLTKAMSGTAPIYFSGWNQDYPDASDFLNTFFNTNQIPENNMSNYSDPQVDQWLNAAEFDASASDRDNLYAKVINKVMSDAVFVPTTETVGHWSVQSWVHGFYTSNITYDPMAYIWVDPGHNS, encoded by the coding sequence ATGTCTATGTCATGGAAAAAGGGTTTAGCAACTGTTTCGTCCGTTGCTATGATTGGTGTTTTATTAGCTGGTTGCGGAACAAGCAACACCGGCAACTCTTCGAGCGGTTCCAGTAACACTGCATCCACGAACGGTTCGTCAGGTGGCACTTCTACGTCTGATAATTCAAAGCCGGTTGAAGGCGGCAGCATTACTCTCGACATAACCCAGGCTGTACCGGACTTAGACCCGGCAGTTGCATTCGATACCAACTCGGCCGAGATCGAACAACAAGTCTACGAACCGCTGGTGACCTACAAGGGCAGCACGGACCAATTGACGGGCGATCTAGCCACGGATTGGACTGTGTCCACGGATGGGAAAACGTACACATTCCACATTCGCAATGGCGTCAAATTCTCCAATGGAGACCCCGTGACGGCCAAGAACTTCGTTTATCAGTTGCAACGAATTCTCGATAAAAATCTGCAGCCAAAACCGTCACCAGGTTATACGTTCTTCCTCAATATTACGGGTGCACAAGCATACTACGACGGTAAGGCGAAGTCTATCAGCGGTGTGAGTACGCCAGATGACTACACGCTTGTCATCAAGCTGGATAAACCCCAGCAGTACTTTATCAAGATTCTCGCCATGCCGTTCTTGTCCGCAACGGACCCCAGTTTCGTAAACAAGGTTGGAAACGCTGCTTTTGACACGACGAAATCAATGGGCACCGGTCCGTTCATTCTTCAATCGAACAGCCAGAGCCAAGTTGTGTTGGTAAAGAATCCAAACTATTGGCAGAAAGACTCCCAAGGAAATCAATTGCCGTACCTGGATAAAGTGACAATTAACATCAATAACAACTCGCAGTTGGACGCGCTACATTGGGAACAAGGGAAAACGGCATTCATGAGTCCGTGGCTGATGGGTGGCGACGGACTTCCGGCATCCGCCTACGCGACCATCATGAACACGCCAAAATATAAGCAACTCGTCATGCAGCAGCCAGAGAACTCGTTCTTCTACATCGGACTGAACATGAAAAAGACACTCGACGGCAAACCGAACCCGCTGAGCAACATCAAGGTTCGCCAAGCTATCGAATATGGCTTTGACCGCAGCCAGTACGTGAAGCTCGAGAACGGCGCTGATAAACCGGTGAACGAGCCAATGCCGGATTCCATCGAGGGATTTGTTAAAAACCTGGATCCGAGTGCTCAGTACAGCTTTGACCCGAACAAGGCAAAGCAACTTCTCAAAGACGCGGGTTACGCAAATGGCTTAACGCTCGACATGTGGAACAGGGACACTGAGACAGCTAAGAAAGAGGACCAGGCGTTCCAAGCCATGATGAAGAATATCGGTATCAACATCAACTTGCACGAAGTAACATTTAAGGACTTCCTGACGAAGGCGATGAGCGGCACTGCTCCGATTTACTTCTCGGGATGGAACCAGGACTATCCGGACGCATCAGACTTCTTAAATACGTTCTTTAACACGAATCAGATTCCAGAAAACAATATGAGTAACTACTCTGACCCACAGGTTGATCAGTGGCTGAATGCGGCTGAATTTGACGCTAGTGCTTCTGACCGCGACAACCTGTACGCCAAGGTTATCAACAAGGTTATGAGTGACGCAGTCTTCGTTCCTACGACGGAAACTGTGGGTCACTGGAGTGTACAATCTTGGGTTCACGGCTTCTATACGAGTAATATCACTTACGATCCGATGGCTTACATTTGGGTCGACCCAGGCCACAACTCATAA